A genome region from Leptodactylus fuscus isolate aLepFus1 chromosome 6, aLepFus1.hap2, whole genome shotgun sequence includes the following:
- the LOC142209176 gene encoding nicotinamide N-methyltransferase-like — translation MTEEKPENNSRELWERQQFCAGHIKGDILLDLSIGSLVHHLYSACEFFKDIIVLKVKDRCILELKRWVDTRTGAFHWGHAAKLHVEINGTSLQLEDKQVKLRSSMQHVVKCDLEKENMTEPIVLPPADCIISVWLLDAISNDQDDYIRYLRKFSRLLKPGGHFILIGSLGMTYYTVGKDKFHVFRYDKDFTRKALEGEVFIIDECKVHKRTAVSDLLDYKALMFIVAHKEK, via the exons atgacagaggagaagcCAGAGAATAACAGCCGGGAGCTCTGggagcggcagcagttctgtgcag GTCATATTAAAGGAGACATCTTGCTTGACCTCAGCATTGGTTCCCTGGTTCATCATCTCTATTCAGCCTGTGAGTTTTTCAAAGACATCATAGTACTGAAGGTTAAAGACAGATGTATCCTGGAGCTGAAAAGATGGGTGGACACACGGACAGGAGCCTTTCATTGGGGCCATGCCGCAAAACTTCATGTAGAAATAAATGGAACAAG tCTCCAGTTGGAGGACAAACAAGTAAAATTGAGATCATCAATGCAACATGTTGTGAAATGTGACCTCGAGAAAGAAAATATGACCGAGCCGATAGTTTTACCTCCAGCCGATTGTATCATCAGTGTTTGGCTACTAGATGCTATCAGCAATGACCAAGATGACTACATCAGATATCTCAGGAAGTTCTCAAGATTGCTGAAACCTGGAGGACACTTCATATTAATTGGGAGTTTAGGTATGACCTATTACACGGTTGGAAAAGACAAGTTCCATGTTTTCAGATATGATAAGGATTTTACCAGAAAAGCTCTAGAAGGAGAAGTTTTTATAATAGATGAGTGTAAGGTTCATAAGAGAACAGCTGTGAGTGACCTTCTTGACTATAAGGCTCTTATGTTCATTGTAGCTCACAAGGAGAAGTAG